Proteins found in one Tamandua tetradactyla isolate mTamTet1 chromosome 3, mTamTet1.pri, whole genome shotgun sequence genomic segment:
- the LOC143675725 gene encoding olfactory receptor 2AJ1-like produces the protein MGYENHSFSNDFILLGVFSSSQTSLVFFSFIFLIFIMTITENTVLLLLIFRDVRLHTPMYYPLGHLSFMDILHISNIVPKMISDFLSGGKTISFAGCGFQIFLSLTLLGGECLLLAAMSYDRYVAICHPLRYPILMNKHVSILMARGSWLIGTINSTVHTAYVLHFPFCGSKAIDHFFCEVPAMLKLSCIDTSPYERGVYVSGIIFLLIPFSTISASYVQVLLTVLQMNSSEARKKSFSTCSFHMTVVIMYYGPLIFTYMRPKPYHTPGQDKFLAIFYTILTPTLNPLIYSFRNKDVLLAMKNMLKSNFLIKTMNMNNA, from the coding sequence ATGGGATATGAGAATCATAGTTTCAGCAATGACTTCATCCTTTTGGGAGTGTTCTCTTCTTCCCAAACAAGTCtggtcttcttttcctttatatttctcatttttattatgaCTATAACAGAAAATACAGTCCTGCTCCTACTTATCTTCAGAGACGTACGTCTGCATACACCTATGTATTACCCGCTCGGCCATCTCTCTTTTATGGATATCTTACATATTTCCAACATTGTTCCCAAAATGATCAGTGACTTTCTTTCAGGCGGGAAAACTATTTCATTTGCTGGTTGTGGCTTCCAGATATTTCTGTCCCTCACACTGCTAGGTGGTGAGTGCCTCCTCCTCGCAGCAatgtcctatgaccgctatgtagcCATTTGTCATCCACTGCGTTATCCAATTCTTATGAATAAGCATGTCAGCATTCTCATGGCCAGAGGGTCCTGGCTCATAGGGACCATCAATTCCACAGTTCACACAGCTTATGTACTCCATTTCCCCTTCTGTGGTTCAAAGGCCATTGATCATTTTTTCTGTGAAGTCCCAGCCATGTTAAAGTTGTCCTGTATAGACACATCACCCTATGAACGAGGAGTTTATGTAAGTGGTATCATCTTTCTGCTTATCCCTTTCTCCACGATTTCTGCTTCATATGTCCAAGTCCTACTTACTGTCCTCCAAATGAATTCATCAGAGGCACGGAAAAAGTCATTTTCTACCTGTTCCTTCCACATGACTGTGGTCATAATGTACTATGGGCCACTTATTTTCACATATATGAGACCAAAACCCTACCATACTCCAGGCCAGGATAAGTTCTTGGCAATATTCTATACCATCCTTACACCCACACTGAACCCTCTAATCTACAGCTTTAGGAATAAAGATGTTTTGCTTGCCATGAAAAATATGCTTAAAAGTAACTTTCTAATCAAAACAATGAATATGAATAATGCTTGA